In one Shinella zoogloeoides genomic region, the following are encoded:
- a CDS encoding glutathione S-transferase family protein, with the protein MTRLLYALAGTDKARQFSPHVWKTVMSLAHKGLDYETVPVGFTEIKAVEGGATATVPLLRDGDRLVRDSFEIALYLDEAYPDRPSLFGGEGGKAMARFIESWSQSALHMAVTRIAILDIHNLLDPTDQAYFRRSREERLGASLEDIAAAGRAEIEGFAKRLQPLRNTLKIQPFIGGEGPLFPDYIVFGALQWLRTTAGTRVLAEDDPVALWFGRCLDLHGGVGHRVTAA; encoded by the coding sequence ATGACCCGACTGCTCTACGCCCTTGCCGGGACCGACAAGGCCCGCCAGTTTTCGCCCCATGTCTGGAAGACGGTGATGTCGCTCGCCCACAAGGGGCTCGATTACGAGACGGTGCCGGTCGGCTTCACTGAGATCAAGGCGGTCGAGGGCGGTGCGACTGCGACCGTGCCGCTGCTGCGCGATGGCGACAGGCTGGTGCGCGACAGTTTCGAGATCGCGCTCTATCTCGACGAGGCCTATCCCGACCGGCCGTCGCTGTTCGGCGGGGAGGGCGGCAAGGCGATGGCGCGCTTCATCGAGAGCTGGTCGCAGTCGGCGCTGCACATGGCTGTCACCCGCATCGCCATTCTCGACATCCACAACCTGCTGGACCCGACGGATCAGGCCTATTTCCGCCGCAGCCGCGAGGAGCGGCTCGGCGCGTCGCTGGAGGATATCGCGGCCGCGGGCAGGGCGGAGATCGAGGGCTTCGCGAAGAGGCTCCAGCCCCTGCGCAACACGCTGAAAATCCAGCCCTTCATCGGCGGTGAGGGACCGCTTTTCCCCGACTACATCGTCTTCGGCGCGCTGCAATGGCTGCGCACGACGGCGGGCACGAGGGTACTGGCCGAGGACGACCCGGTCGCATTGTGGTTCGGCCGATGCCTCGATCTGCACGGCGGCGTCGGCCATCGTGTGACGGCAGCATGA
- the ndk gene encoding nucleoside-diphosphate kinase — MAIERTFSMIKPDATKRNLTGAITKMLEDAGLRVVASKRVWMSKREAEGFYAVHKERPFFGELVEGMTSGPTIVQVLEGENAILKNREVMGATNPANADEGTIRKTHALSIGENSVHGSDAPETAAQEIKYWFSDTEIVG, encoded by the coding sequence ATGGCGATTGAACGCACCTTTTCGATGATCAAGCCGGACGCGACGAAGCGCAACCTGACCGGCGCGATCACCAAGATGCTCGAAGATGCGGGCCTCCGCGTCGTGGCTTCCAAGCGCGTCTGGATGAGCAAGCGCGAAGCCGAAGGCTTCTACGCCGTTCACAAGGAACGCCCCTTCTTCGGCGAACTCGTCGAAGGCATGACCTCGGGCCCGACGATCGTTCAGGTTCTGGAAGGCGAGAACGCCATCCTCAAGAACCGCGAAGTCATGGGCGCCACCAACCCGGCCAACGCCGACGAGGGCACGATCCGCAAGACCCACGCTCTTTCCATCGGCGAGAACTCGGTTCACGGCTCCGACGCCCCGGAAACCGCTGCCCAGGAAATCAAGTACTGGTTCTCCGACACCGAAATCGTCGGCTGA
- a CDS encoding CGNR zinc finger domain-containing protein has product MTFSWTPHRFSGGALALDVANSVVLRADPERRIDRFADPDVMDAFPGGANRYGAERHLFGPLEAVSGDARDGLVDLREAIDRHFRAEVLGAGKPALLADLLEATAAVMRRSGARPRALDTATARSALLLLAQPEPERLKICPNCHWLFLDRSRNRSRAWCDMAVCGNRAKASRHYRRNREEPDP; this is encoded by the coding sequence ATGACCTTTTCCTGGACCCCGCATCGGTTTTCCGGCGGCGCGCTCGCCCTCGATGTCGCTAATTCCGTGGTGCTGCGCGCCGATCCCGAACGGCGGATCGATCGTTTCGCCGATCCGGACGTGATGGATGCCTTTCCCGGCGGCGCAAACCGGTACGGGGCGGAACGCCATCTCTTCGGCCCGCTCGAAGCGGTGAGCGGCGACGCGCGCGACGGGCTGGTCGACCTGCGCGAGGCGATCGACCGGCATTTTCGCGCGGAGGTTCTGGGTGCCGGGAAACCGGCGCTGCTGGCCGACCTGCTCGAAGCCACCGCCGCGGTCATGCGCCGGTCCGGCGCGCGGCCGCGGGCGCTCGATACGGCCACCGCCCGCTCCGCCCTCCTGCTGCTCGCACAGCCGGAGCCCGAACGGCTGAAAATCTGCCCGAACTGCCACTGGCTGTTCCTCGACCGCAGCCGCAACCGCTCACGCGCCTGGTGCGACATGGCCGTCTGCGGCAACCGGGCGAAGGCGAGCCGCCACTATCGCCGCAATCGCGAGGAGCCAGACCCATGA
- a CDS encoding branched-chain amino acid ABC transporter permease, translating to MAYFLQQIANAVPVAALYAVLAFGYSIAFAVTRRADIAYGALFAFAAQMFVLFAGYGWNQLWLVLPAALAFGAAIALLYGVGAGLVIGRHVMRPLAFSSDNTVVVAALGVVLVLMETARLASETRSLWLPPLLSTPVVFWNDPAFPVALTVLQLANTLAMAVIVAIGHVFLARSAWGRRWRAVSEDRQAAELCGVDAAGVYLAAYAGAALIASLTGILAVSYYGNMDFGAGLVFGVKVLFIAAIGGAGAPLLSALGGAAMGLAETIWSAYGDFLWRDLVIFSALVLLLVIFRRERPVP from the coding sequence ATGGCCTATTTTCTCCAGCAGATCGCCAATGCAGTGCCGGTCGCAGCGCTCTATGCGGTGCTCGCCTTCGGCTATTCAATTGCCTTTGCCGTCACGCGCCGCGCGGATATCGCCTATGGCGCGCTCTTCGCCTTCGCCGCGCAGATGTTCGTGCTGTTTGCCGGCTACGGCTGGAACCAGCTCTGGCTCGTCCTGCCGGCGGCGCTCGCCTTCGGCGCGGCGATCGCGCTCCTTTACGGTGTCGGTGCCGGCCTCGTCATCGGCCGCCATGTCATGCGCCCGCTCGCCTTTTCCTCCGACAACACGGTCGTGGTCGCCGCGCTCGGCGTGGTGCTGGTGCTGATGGAGACGGCGCGGCTCGCGTCGGAAACGCGCAGCCTGTGGCTGCCGCCGCTGCTCTCGACGCCGGTGGTCTTCTGGAACGATCCCGCCTTCCCGGTGGCGCTGACGGTTCTGCAACTGGCGAATACGCTGGCCATGGCTGTTATCGTCGCCATCGGCCATGTCTTCCTCGCCCGCTCCGCCTGGGGCCGGCGCTGGCGGGCTGTGTCGGAAGACCGGCAGGCGGCGGAACTGTGCGGCGTCGATGCCGCGGGCGTCTATCTCGCCGCCTATGCCGGCGCGGCGCTGATCGCCAGCCTCACCGGCATCCTCGCCGTCTCCTACTACGGCAACATGGATTTTGGCGCCGGGCTCGTTTTCGGCGTGAAGGTGCTGTTCATCGCCGCCATCGGCGGGGCAGGGGCGCCGCTGCTCTCGGCGCTCGGCGGCGCGGCCATGGGGCTCGCCGAAACCATCTGGAGTGCCTACGGCGATTTCCTGTGGCGGGACCTGGTGATCTTTTCTGCGCTGGTGCTGCTGCTGGTCATCTTCCGGCGTGAACGGCCGGTGCCCTGA
- a CDS encoding molybdenum cofactor biosynthesis protein MoaE produces the protein MAGDASVPVIVRVQHEDFDAAAETARLTENRAAAGAIVTFTGLCRDEGGKLSALELEHYPGMAEAEIGRICREAVQRFSLLGLAAIHRVGKIAPGENIVLVIAAAPHRHAAFDGASFVMDYLKTSAPFWKKEHFADGNTGGWVDAKESDDRAREKWS, from the coding sequence GTGGCCGGCGACGCCTCGGTTCCGGTCATCGTTCGCGTCCAGCACGAGGATTTCGACGCGGCGGCCGAGACGGCGCGCCTCACGGAAAACCGGGCCGCAGCCGGCGCCATCGTCACCTTTACCGGGCTTTGCCGCGATGAAGGCGGAAAACTCTCCGCGCTGGAGCTGGAACACTATCCCGGCATGGCGGAGGCCGAGATCGGCCGCATCTGCCGGGAGGCCGTGCAGCGCTTCTCGCTTCTCGGCCTTGCCGCCATCCACCGGGTCGGCAAGATCGCGCCGGGCGAAAACATCGTGCTCGTCATCGCCGCCGCGCCGCACCGCCACGCCGCCTTCGACGGCGCGTCCTTCGTGATGGACTATCTCAAGACCTCGGCGCCCTTCTGGAAGAAGGAGCACTTTGCCGACGGCAACACCGGCGGCTGGGTCGACGCCAAGGAAAGCGACGACCGGGCGCGGGAGAAGTGGTCTTAG
- the moaD gene encoding molybdopterin converting factor subunit 1 — MTRLVYFAWVRERIGKGEEEIDLPASVKTGSDLLAHLKTLGEDYAHALEHEKVIRIAINQEHVEHDEPIAGAREIALFPPMTGG; from the coding sequence ATGACCAGGCTCGTCTATTTCGCCTGGGTACGCGAACGGATCGGCAAGGGCGAGGAAGAAATCGACCTGCCCGCCTCGGTGAAGACGGGCAGCGATCTTCTCGCGCATCTCAAGACGCTGGGCGAGGACTATGCCCATGCGCTGGAGCACGAGAAGGTCATCCGCATCGCGATCAACCAGGAACATGTCGAGCACGACGAGCCGATCGCCGGCGCCCGCGAGATCGCGCTCTTCCCGCCGATGACGGGGGGCTGA
- the pgsA gene encoding CDP-diacylglycerol--glycerol-3-phosphate 3-phosphatidyltransferase gives MASRAYSIPNLLTYARIVAVPLIVLCFFVEGRLESSDFARWTAFWLFVVASITDYFDGYLARIWNQTSNIGRMLDPIADKLLVASVLLLMAADGTIAGWTIWAAIIILCREMLVSGLREYLADLKVSVPVTRIAKWKTTIQMLAIGFLLAGPAGDKILPYTTEIGITLLWVAAIITMYTGYDYFRAGLKHIVDE, from the coding sequence ATGGCTTCCCGCGCATATAGCATCCCGAACCTCCTCACCTACGCCCGCATCGTGGCCGTTCCGCTGATCGTGCTCTGCTTCTTCGTCGAAGGGCGGCTGGAATCGTCGGATTTCGCGCGCTGGACGGCCTTCTGGCTGTTCGTCGTGGCGTCGATCACCGACTATTTCGACGGCTATCTCGCGCGCATCTGGAACCAGACGTCGAATATCGGCCGCATGCTGGACCCGATCGCCGACAAGCTGCTGGTCGCCTCGGTGCTGCTGCTGATGGCGGCCGACGGCACGATCGCCGGCTGGACCATCTGGGCGGCGATCATCATCCTGTGCCGCGAAATGCTCGTTTCGGGCCTGCGCGAATATCTCGCCGACCTCAAGGTCAGCGTGCCGGTGACGCGCATCGCCAAGTGGAAGACGACGATCCAGATGCTGGCCATCGGCTTCCTGCTGGCCGGCCCCGCCGGCGACAAGATCCTGCCTTATACGACGGAGATCGGCATCACCCTGCTCTGGGTCGCCGCGATCATCACCATGTATACCGGCTACGACTATTTCCGCGCCGGCCTAAAGCACATCGTGGACGAATAG